The window TGCTTAACTTCTCTTTTGCCTTTTGCTTGGGATCAAGCAACTTCCCTGCAAAACTGCAGGAGGCATCACGTTGTCGTTAAAAAGCTCAAGATTTCCGTTCAGGGGAGGCAGCGATGCAGTAGCTTGTAAGCATGTTTTGACCATTTAGTATCTGAACTTCTGAAGCAATGGAACAAAGTGATCACATAGGTAAATCAAACCCTTATCCAGCTACGCAGCAACGCTAGAAGAACCTGTTCTCCAAGAATTGTTTATGGCCTAAACCGCATAGCCCACAACTGTACCATTGCTTAATGGGACAGCACTCCTGTAGCTTCCGTACAAAGCGAATGATCACACCTAGGGACTACTGCTACTACACTGTACTCCACACTCTATGAACACTGCAAAAGCAATTCGAGGTTTCTGATTCCAGCAAATTGTATAGCACGTAAATGTTGTTTTCTAACAAAGCGGGGCTTCGGCAGCCCAAAAAAGTACACATACATTCAGATTAGGTCAGGACGCCAAGCTGCAAACTAGATACAGCTAAAATTGTTACATGCAGTCGGGGACTCAATCCATGGTCAACGAAGTACCTACATCTAGACTTCAACAACAAATTACAGGCCAGCACTTTCATCAGTTTATGTTTCCCCAGATAGCATGCCCCGAGGTCACCTTGTTGCTCGGCCTTGCAGTCAGTTCATACAGGATCCGAGCAAAGGTGTCCGAGTATTTCCCTTCTGTCGTCAGGATCTCAGCAAACGTGTTCTCGTGCACAAGGAGGTGCATCCTGTTTTGAGGCTCGGAGACAAGGCTCTCCAGTATCATCGACGTCTTCCTGCAGACCTCAGGCACAGGATGCGGCGTCTTCACAATCTTCAGGAGTCTGTCAACAGCCCTGGTTCATTTGAAATGACAAAATTTTCAGATTGTTAATGCCACTTCTCCAATATTAGTTTGATCTCTCTAATTGTATGAAGCAGATGTTTACCATCGCTCACTGGCAAGCTTTAGCCTGCAATCCATATTCACTTCAGCTACATTGTAGAGTGCGCTAACAGCAGCAGCCTGTGCATCATATGCTGGCACGCTCAAGAGGTCAACTAGCCGTTTGTATATCTGTATGAAACAACACGATGTAAACAGCtgagaaaaaaagagagctcTATTTGTATGCATCTGCATACACTGACATCGAACAGCATGTACCTGTGGAATGACAGGAAGAAGAAACGGCTCATTGTCTGGATTTATTATCAGACGCCCAATCAATTCAGCAGCGGCACAGTGCCATGGCTTTACTGAAGATGAAAGCATACCCATTATGGCATGAACTGCACCTTTTTCACTATCTTGGCCAAAAGAAGGCAAATGAGTTAACCTCaatatagaaaagaaaaggagagcaTAATGTAGCTTCGGAATCATGTCTCACGTCATTTTAATGAACGATGGCTTCGATGAGCTGAAGATTCTCAAGTCCAACACAGGTGCTAAATTGACAAGGGTCTCCAGCATGTTTGTTATGAGCTCGTCATCTTCTGCTCAATGGCAAAAATCAGCAGAGCATTAGTTCTCAAGTATGTACTAGTCTGTTGGAAAAATAGCTGGATTTAAACCGCCATGACATAAAACATAGTCCCAGGAGCTCATTCAAGCTACAATATATCCAATACACCTATACAAAAGAAAAGTCTCCCATCATCCTTATTTTGCAGTGTAAGACCAAACATAAAGTTAAAATAGGAAACATAGATAATCAGTTTTTTGGTCGAGCTTGTGGAGAACCGATATATCTCGGTTGGTAGAGCCTCCAGTTGAGAGGTCGTTCACATAGGCTTGAACCCAGGTGCTCGCAGGTCATACGAAGACCTCCCTAAAGGGTTCACTacttccctccctcccctctccttcccccatggttttgtttttcttttctttttgaccaTGCAGAATGTGGACTGTAGTAACATGCAGCCTAAATGGAGCATATGAAGGTAATATCAAAACACAAAGTACAACTTGAAGAGCCAAACACTAATATTCACAGTTCGCAGACACATTTGACCATttctaagttaatatcagcgATTGACAGACTGCAAGACAGATGCATGTAACTGAAAACTGAGATACAGGGCAAATTTTCAAGCTTTACCTCTATTCTGGTCTTCTAAGCACTGAAATACAGTCTCCAAGCAATGCCTATGTTGAACCATGATAGTCTCATTTTCTGGCATAAAAGAGAAATTACGGATTATATTGGAGGCTGCAATAGCGCACTGCTGCCTTTCTGCCCTCCCTTCATCATCATTGTTAAACAAGCCATCCTCATCAAACCAAAAGCTTGCAGAGCACTTCTTTGTGACACTGGACTCCTCAGTCTTCGACTGATCATTAGAGGCACTGTATGTGCATTTAAAAGAACATAAATACAGCAGCAACAGCCATGGATATTGAGATGGACTATAAGGATCTTGGTAAGATTAAACATACGTGCCAGCATCAGAGTAGACTTTTTCCATGTTCTCTTGACCAAAGCCCGAGAGTGTTGTATTGGCACCCAAAGTTCTTACTCTGGGTGGTTTCAGATGGTCCTTAGGCATTGCAATATCTCTCCATTCATCAATCTGTGCAGGATATCAAAGCATAAGACACAATGCAAAAAAGATGAGTAGCATCTTTTTGAGGAAATTGACAGACAGTACATTGATTAGCAGACTTTAGAATTTATTTTGTGTAAGAACCATGTAAATTAGATGAGATGAGTCTACCCTACTCCCTCT is drawn from Panicum virgatum strain AP13 chromosome 1N, P.virgatum_v5, whole genome shotgun sequence and contains these coding sequences:
- the LOC120656270 gene encoding armadillo repeat-containing protein LFR, whose protein sequence is MQKQTGKSGGSGGGTPAKRGRPFGSTAGSGAAGAGAATAVGDPGAPAALVGPSLQVLSALSDQNNKRIVLALQSGLKSEILWALNALTVLSFKEKDDFRRDTTPLTKVPGLLDALLQVIDEWRDIAMPKDHLKPPRVRTLGANTTLSGFGQENMEKVYSDAGTASNDQSKTEESSVTKKCSASFWFDEDGLFNNDDEGRAERQQCAIAASNIIRNFSFMPENETIMVQHRHCLETVFQCLEDQNREDDELITNMLETLVNLAPVLDLRIFSSSKPSFIKMTEKGAVHAIMGMLSSSVKPWHCAAAELIGRLIINPDNEPFLLPVIPQIYKRLVDLLSVPAYDAQAAAVSALYNVAEVNMDCRLKLASERWAVDRLLKIVKTPHPVPEVCRKTSMILESLVSEPQNRMHLLVHENTFAEILTTEGKYSDTFARILYELTARPSNKVTSGHAIWGNIN